One Ilumatobacter coccineus YM16-304 genomic window, GCCCCGGAGTTCGGCCGCGTGCCGGCGATGGGTTGGGCCACGGTGGTCGACTCTCGCTGCGACGACATCGCGGTCGGGCGTCGCTTCTACGGTTGGTTCCCGATGGCATCGCACGTCGTGTTCACGCCGACGGTCACCGCCGATGGATTCCGCGACGACGGCCCCCACCGCCAGGCGCACGCACCGGTGTATCGCGCCTACGTCGGTGTCGAGACCGACCCGATGTACGACGAAGCGGCCGACGGCGAAGACCGTCACGTGCTGCTGCGCGGTCTGTTCCTCACCGGGTTCCTCGCCGAGGAGTTCTTCGCCGACGGCGGCGGATCGGGCGAGCCCTACTTCGGCACGCAACGGGTCGTCGTGTTGTCGGCGTCGTCGAAGACCGCGATCGGCTTCGCCCAGCGAGCGTCGCTCCGGAGCGACATCGAAGTCGTCGGGGTCACGTCGTCGGGCAACCGGGCGTTCGTCGAAGCGCTCGGGTTCTACGACCAGGTGGTGAGCTACGACGAGGTCGGCGACATCGCCACCGACGGGGGCGCGGTGTCGATCGACATGGCCGGCAACCCGACGGCACTCGCGGCCGTGCACGAACACTTCGGCGACGGGCTCGCATACTCGATGACGGTCGGGCGCAGCCACCACGACGCTCCGGCACCCGAGTCGGCCGACATGGCCGGGCCGGCGCCGCAGCTCTTCTTCGCTCCCACGGAGGTCGGTCGTCGGATGGAGGAATGGGGGCGCGCCGAGTACGGCAAGCGTTGTGCAGATGCGCTCGACGCCTTCGTCGAGGGAAGCCGAAGCTGGCTCACGATCGATCATCGCATCGGTGCCGATGCCGTCGCTCAGGGTTGGGCCGACGTGTACGCCGGCGCCGTGTCGCCCGACGTCGGTGTCGTCGCCTCGTTCGACGCACAGCCGACTGGAGCAACGCCGTCATGAGTTCGTTGCTCGACGCCCTCCCGACACCGAACGACCAGCGGCTCGCCGTCAAGGTCACCCCCGACGCGCTGCGCCGCATCCGCGCCGGTCATCCGTGGGTCTACGACAAGTCGATCGACTCGACCAATCACGAGGGTGGCCCCGGCGACATCGCAATCGTCTTCGACAAGAACCGCAAGTTCGCGGCGATCGGACTCTGGGACCCGGAGTCACCCATCCGCATGAAGATGCTGCACGTCGGCAAGCCGACGACGATCGACGCCGCCTGGTTCCGAGCCCGGATCGCCGAGGCGGTTGCCGACCGAGCCCCGTTGTGGGCCGGAACGCAGCGCAAGCGCATCGCCTACCGCGCCGTCAACGGCGAGAACGACGGCCTGCCCGGCCTGGTCGTCGACGTCTACACCGACGTCGCCGTCATCAAGCTCTACAGCGAGATCTGGTACCCGTACCTCCGCGACGTGGTCGACGGTGTCATGGCGGCCACCGACGCGCAGCACGTCGTGCTCCGCTTGGCGCGCAACCTCCAAGAGCGTGAGACCCACGGCCTCGACGACGGCGACGTGCTCTTCGGTGACCCGCCCGACCCGGTGATGTTCATGGAAGGTCGGCTCACCTTCGAAGCCGACGTGCGCGCCGGGCAGAAGACCGGACACTTCCTCGACCAGCGGGCCAACCGTCTCCTCGTCGGCAAGATGACCGGAGGCCGCTCGGTGCTCGACGTCTTCGCCTCCACCGGCGGATTCAGTGTCCACGCGGCAGCCGGCGGCGCTCGCTCGGTGCACGCGATCGACCAGTCGGCACCGACGATCGCCGTGGCCAAGCGCAACATGGCGTACAACAACGAGATCCCGGCCGTCGCCGAGTGCCAGTTCACCACTCAGTGCGCCGACGCGTTCGACGCACTCGGCCACCTCGGGCGCACCGACCGACGTTTCGACATCGTCATCATCGACCCGCCGTCGTTCGCCCAGAAGGCCGCCACGGTCGGTCGGGCGAAGGCCGCCTACGCCAAGCTGACCAAGCTGGCGATGGGTGTCGTCGAGCAGGGCGGCGTGCTCGTGCAGGCCTCGTGCTCGAGCCGGGTCACCAGCGACGACTTCTTCGACACCGTCACGGCCGCTGCCGTCGAACACGGTGCACGTCTCACCGAGATCCGTCGCACGGGGCACGACATCGACCATCCGGTCACGTTCGACGAGGGCGCGTACCTCAAGGCGGGTTTCTGGCGTGTCGACACAGGCCGTCGAGGGCGTCGGCCGTAGCCTCTGAGCATGCCGCAGGTCGAAGCAAACGGAATCACGATCGAGTACGAGCAGTTCGGCGCGGGAGACCCGCTGCTGCTGATCATGGGGCTCGGGGGCCAGCTCACCGACTGGCCACAGGGTTTCGTCGACGCATTGGTCGACGTCGGCTTCCAGGTGACCACGTTCGACAACCGCGACATGGGGCTCAGCACCGAGTTCGACTGGGAACCGCCGAAGCAGATCAAGGCCGTGGCGAAGGCGCTCGTCAAACGGCCACCCAAGGCCGGCTACACGATCGTCGACATGGCTGCCGATGCAGCCGGACTCCTCGACGCGCTGGGCATCGAGTCGGCTCATGTCGCAGGGATGTCGATGGGCGGCATGATCGCGCAGCAGCTCACCATCGACGCTCCCGGCAAGGTCCGGTCGCTCACGTCGGTGATGTCGAACCCGGGTGACGGCAAGTCGGGTCGCATCGCGGCGAAGGTGATGGCGAAGATGGCGCGCCTGCCCCGTCCGACCAAGGAGTCCGCACCGGCGCAGTCGGTCGAGAGCTTCCTGCTGTGGAGCGGCCCGCACTTCGATCCGGCCGAGCATCTCGCCCGAGCCGAGGTGGGCGTCGCACGCAGCTTCCGGCCTCGCGGGACCGAGCGGCAGACCACGGCGATCATGGCGAGCCCCGATCGCACGCCGGGTCTGCGCAACGTCACGGTGCCGACGTTGGTGATCCACGGCCTGGTCGACAAGCTCGTCAAGCCGTCGGGTGGTATCGCCACCGCGGCTGCCGTTCCCGGCTCGACCCTGGTGATGTACCCCGACATGGGTCACGACCTTCCAGCGCCTCGCTACGCCGACATGGCGGCGGCGATACGTCGCAACGCCGACGCTGCGGCTCCCACCGACGGCTGACGGCGAACGGGGTCGGGCGGAGCGTCAGCGATGAGCCCGACGAACCCACCATCGACCCGACGAGCGCGGCGACCGGCATGGCACCGCGGTCGGCATCCGAAGTTGGAGCGCGACCTCGACCCCGACGCGATCTGGCGGGGTGAGATCCGCGACGCCGACATCGTGATGACTGCGGCCGAACACGCGGCGCTCGACCACGAGCAGCGCGAGGCGGCGCGACGGCGAACCCTCGTCGAACTGTTCGGCGACCCGATCGGATCGCTCGTGGTCGACGAGCCCGGTCTGCAGCATCGGCGTCGAGGCGACGGCGCCCGGTCGAGCGCTGCGATCGAACAAGCTCGAACGGCCGGATGTCGTGAGGAGATCCAGGTCGCCGTCCTCGCTCACCCGGTCGTCGCAGCGGAATCGCTCGACGACCTGATGCTCTTCCGGAGCGTCACCGCTGTCGAGGTCGACGAGACGTCGCGAGCGTCGTCGCGCAAGCAGATCACGTGGGACGCGACCGTGCGGACCACACCGTGGACTCGTCGACGGGCACGACTCCGGCTCTACGGCTCCCCGTCGTCGAACGTCACGGTGCTCACGCTCACGCCGGTGAGATCGCGTCGTCGAGGTGCTCGACGCTTCCTGCGCGCCGGACTCGGATCGCTGTTCGAGTGGCGCGACCGCATCGAGCAGTCGCTCGCGTCCGGCTGACGAGCCGGTCGCAGCGGCTGCGGCAGCGGGCTCACGTCACTCGGGAATGACGTGTCCGATCGGTGTGGCCTTGCGGATGTACCCGAGCACCGGCGTGGCACGAACGATCGCATCGACGTCCTGGGGCATTGCACCCTTCTCGGTCGCTCGCCATGCGGTGATCACGTCGGAGCGGCCGTCGTCGAGCGCGACGTAGAGGCTGTACCGGTCGCCTTCGAGACGCCGCATCACCTGTCTCGGCAGCGGGGAGACCTCGGCGGGGCGACGGGTACGGATGACCACGCCGGTCCGCTCGACCGAGTTGAACGCGTCGGCGGCACCAGCGAAGGCCACCCAGAGCCCGACGACGATGGGAAGGAACGAGACGACCGCGAGACCGGTGGCCACGTCGCTGATCAGCCAGTCCTGTTCCTCGAACCGGTCGTACAGCGAGCGCCAGGCGTCGCCGCGAGCGACATCGGAGAAGAAGCGGCGCAATCGGATCGCCACGAAGACGGTGACGAGGCCGCCGATGAGCGCGACGACGGGGTGCAGCCCGTAGCCGGGACGAAACGGATACCGGATGCGCACCAGGCGTCCCGACCCGCCGATCGCACTCCAGGCGAGGTAGTGGTCGTCGCGGGCCATCGGAAGCTCGACCGACACCCCGTCGGCCAGCCCCATCGCGGCGGCGTATCCGAGGCGGCGGTCGCCGATGTCGTTGGCGCTGGGGGCCATGGGTCCGAATCCGTCGGCGACGAGACGTTGGCGAACGGTGAGCCACCGGCTGGTGGCCGCGACGCCGGCTTCGGTCATCGTGACCTGCCCGGTGGCGAGCCGGTGTCCGATGCGATAGCAGAGGATCAGGAGCGCGACGAGCGTGGCGACGGCGATGTACCGCCGCTCGACCGAGTCGACGACCGCCGTCGGCGGGTCGCCACCGTCGCGAGACGAGAGCCAAGCGAGCAGGGCCAACAGCGTGATGACGACGGGCCCGGCGATGAGTTGCGGCGTCCAACGGTTGCGGAGCAGACCGGAGCGGCGACCCTCGGCGTAGACCAGGCGACGAAAGCGCCGCCACCAACTGCCGGTGACGTCGACCGCGAGGTGACGCGCCGGAATGGCCCGATCGGTGGTGAAGCGAGCGAGGATGTGCTGCTGGACGAGGCGTTCGTGGGGGAGGAGGGCGTCACCGTCGGCCGCGATGGCCGCCGGACGGACCCGGCTCACCTCGTCGTCGTCTTCAGGCGGCAGGATTCGGAGCCAACCACGAGCGGCGAGGTCGACGACCGTGGCCCGAAGCCCTTCGGCGGTGAGCGTGGCGTCGTGGGTGAGCACGTTGACCACCGCTGGCGATTCGCGGCGCAGCGACCCGGACGTACCGGCCGGATCGGGGCGCGGTGGGGCGGCCATCCGTTCGACGAACCAGAAGGCCGCGTACCCACACACGGTCAGGACGACGGCGATTCCGAGCATCGCTCCGCCTGGCGTCGGCGCAAAGAAGTCCCAACTCAACCCGATCATCGAGGGCACATCATGGCATCACGAGTCGCCGTTTCGCATCCATACCGTGCGCTGGGGGAACGGAATCTCGATGCCGGCGTCGTCGAGGGCGTACTTGAACGCCTCGCGCAGTGCGCGTTGAAGCGCCCACTGAGCGCCTGGAGCGGTCTTGACGACGAGCCGGAGGGTGATGCCGTCGGCGCCCAACGTCTCGACGCCGAGGACCTTCGGTTCTTCGAGGATGTCGTCGGCCCATTCCTCTGAGGCACAGACGTCGGTGGCGGTCTGCATCAAGATGGTCCGGACGCCGTCGAGGTCGGCGTCGTACGCGACGTCGATGTCGACGAGCGCCGTCGACCAGAGCTGCGACATGTTGCCGACGCGTTGGATCTCGCCGTTGGGAACGTGCCACACGGTGCCGTCGATGCCTCGCAGGACCGTGGTGCGGAGCGCCACCTCTTCGACGGTGCCGGTCGCCTCGCCGACGTCGACGACGTCGCCGATGCCGTACTGGTCCTCCATCAGCATGAACAGCCCGGCGATGCAGTCCTTCACCAGGCTCTGCGCGCCGAAGCCGAGCGCCACGCCGATGATGCCGGCACCGGCGATGAACGGCCCGAGGTTCAAGCCGACTTCGCCGAGGACGAGGATGAACGCGGTGACCCAGATGATGACCGTGAGCGTGCTGCCGATCACACCGGAGATCGAGGCCGCCCGCGCCGTACGCCGCGCCGACACGATCTCGCTCGGTTCCTCCGTGCCGAGCAGCACCTCGTGCTTGTCGATGCCCATCCGGACGAGTTGGCGCTTCGCCGACTCGAGGTTGGGCTTCATCAACCTGGTGACGACCTTGGTGAGGTAGCGCCGAGCCAGACGGGTGAGGATCCACGCCCCGAGCAGGATCAACAGGATGCCGAGCGGGCGTCCGATCAGCCAGTCGACCAGCTGAGCGGTCCACTTGCTCTCGGTGGCGTCGAACGCCCATTCGCACAGCGCTCGAGGGTCGTCGCCGCACGCGTCGGCGAGGGCGGGATCGACCGGAATGTCGTCGGTGGCGGTGAGGGCGAACGTCGTCGTGCGGGACGTCGCGAGAAGGGCGAACAGGGCGGACACAGTCGCGAACGTACCCAAGTCCGAGCGGTTCACACGCGATCCCTTGAACCTTTCGCGCCAGTCGCCACAAGGGATTCCGGCGTTTCTTGAGGATTCGCAGAGAAGAACTTGTGCAAGACGTGAATTCAGGCGATGGCGGATCGAGTCGAAGCCATGAGGAACCGCCATGAACGTCTCACCCTCCGCCATCCGCCAGCTTCAGACCGCCACACCATCCCGACCCGCATCGCGACTGCGCCTCGCAGGCGCCGCCGCGGCCATCGGCGTCGCGTGCGGATCGATCGGTGTCGCGTTCGTCGCCGCCGAAGCGGGCGCTGCCGACATCGTGCACGTCTCAACGTTCGGTGACGACAGTGCGTCGGGATCGGCCGACTCGCCGGTCCGTACCATCGAGCAGGGCGTCCGCCTCGCCGAGTCCGGCGACACCGTGCAGATCGCCGGCGGCACCTACCACGAGTCGGTGCAGGTGTACGCGAAGGAAGTCCATCTCGTCGCGGCACCGGGCGCCGACGTCGTGCTCGACGGCGCACGCGTCGTCGACGGATGGTCGGCGAGCCCCGGCGGTTGGTCGGCGCCCTGGTCGACCGACTTCGAACGCGTCGGCGCCCCGTACACCACCTCCGACGTTCCCGAGGCCGGCTGGCCCGAACAGTTCTTCCTCGACGGCGCACCGCTCGCCGAGGAGACGTCGCTGGCCGAACTCGACCCCGGCGAGTTCTTCTACGACAAGAGCCTCGGCAGCGTGGTCATCGCCGAGAACCCC contains:
- a CDS encoding mechanosensitive ion channel family protein, giving the protein MSALFALLATSRTTTFALTATDDIPVDPALADACGDDPRALCEWAFDATESKWTAQLVDWLIGRPLGILLILLGAWILTRLARRYLTKVVTRLMKPNLESAKRQLVRMGIDKHEVLLGTEEPSEIVSARRTARAASISGVIGSTLTVIIWVTAFILVLGEVGLNLGPFIAGAGIIGVALGFGAQSLVKDCIAGLFMLMEDQYGIGDVVDVGEATGTVEEVALRTTVLRGIDGTVWHVPNGEIQRVGNMSQLWSTALVDIDVAYDADLDGVRTILMQTATDVCASEEWADDILEEPKVLGVETLGADGITLRLVVKTAPGAQWALQRALREAFKYALDDAGIEIPFPQRTVWMRNGDS
- a CDS encoding alpha/beta fold hydrolase — translated: MPQVEANGITIEYEQFGAGDPLLLIMGLGGQLTDWPQGFVDALVDVGFQVTTFDNRDMGLSTEFDWEPPKQIKAVAKALVKRPPKAGYTIVDMAADAAGLLDALGIESAHVAGMSMGGMIAQQLTIDAPGKVRSLTSVMSNPGDGKSGRIAAKVMAKMARLPRPTKESAPAQSVESFLLWSGPHFDPAEHLARAEVGVARSFRPRGTERQTTAIMASPDRTPGLRNVTVPTLVIHGLVDKLVKPSGGIATAAAVPGSTLVMYPDMGHDLPAPRYADMAAAIRRNADAAAPTDG
- a CDS encoding class I SAM-dependent rRNA methyltransferase: MSSLLDALPTPNDQRLAVKVTPDALRRIRAGHPWVYDKSIDSTNHEGGPGDIAIVFDKNRKFAAIGLWDPESPIRMKMLHVGKPTTIDAAWFRARIAEAVADRAPLWAGTQRKRIAYRAVNGENDGLPGLVVDVYTDVAVIKLYSEIWYPYLRDVVDGVMAATDAQHVVLRLARNLQERETHGLDDGDVLFGDPPDPVMFMEGRLTFEADVRAGQKTGHFLDQRANRLLVGKMTGGRSVLDVFASTGGFSVHAAAGGARSVHAIDQSAPTIAVAKRNMAYNNEIPAVAECQFTTQCADAFDALGHLGRTDRRFDIVIIDPPSFAQKAATVGRAKAAYAKLTKLAMGVVEQGGVLVQASCSSRVTSDDFFDTVTAAAVEHGARLTEIRRTGHDIDHPVTFDEGAYLKAGFWRVDTGRRGRRP
- a CDS encoding DUF2207 family protein, producing the protein MIGLSWDFFAPTPGGAMLGIAVVLTVCGYAAFWFVERMAAPPRPDPAGTSGSLRRESPAVVNVLTHDATLTAEGLRATVVDLAARGWLRILPPEDDDEVSRVRPAAIAADGDALLPHERLVQQHILARFTTDRAIPARHLAVDVTGSWWRRFRRLVYAEGRRSGLLRNRWTPQLIAGPVVITLLALLAWLSSRDGGDPPTAVVDSVERRYIAVATLVALLILCYRIGHRLATGQVTMTEAGVAATSRWLTVRQRLVADGFGPMAPSANDIGDRRLGYAAAMGLADGVSVELPMARDDHYLAWSAIGGSGRLVRIRYPFRPGYGLHPVVALIGGLVTVFVAIRLRRFFSDVARGDAWRSLYDRFEEQDWLISDVATGLAVVSFLPIVVGLWVAFAGAADAFNSVERTGVVIRTRRPAEVSPLPRQVMRRLEGDRYSLYVALDDGRSDVITAWRATEKGAMPQDVDAIVRATPVLGYIRKATPIGHVIPE
- a CDS encoding DUF2855 family protein, which produces MSSTNTTLEVARTRIDDTRLTTDDIELGDGQIRLRIDRFAITANNITYAVFGDMLGYWDFFPTADTTDDTSSDTAPEFGRVPAMGWATVVDSRCDDIAVGRRFYGWFPMASHVVFTPTVTADGFRDDGPHRQAHAPVYRAYVGVETDPMYDEAADGEDRHVLLRGLFLTGFLAEEFFADGGGSGEPYFGTQRVVVLSASSKTAIGFAQRASLRSDIEVVGVTSSGNRAFVEALGFYDQVVSYDEVGDIATDGGAVSIDMAGNPTALAAVHEHFGDGLAYSMTVGRSHHDAPAPESADMAGPAPQLFFAPTEVGRRMEEWGRAEYGKRCADALDAFVEGSRSWLTIDHRIGADAVAQGWADVYAGAVSPDVGVVASFDAQPTGATPS